One region of Pseudomonas sp. ABC1 genomic DNA includes:
- a CDS encoding sigma-70 family RNA polymerase sigma factor, whose translation MPQSDPSQQRALHQLYEQHNDWLRGWIRKRLDCSEQSADLTHDTFLQVLLRRKASELREPRAYLSSIARSLLIDRFRRRALEQAYLEALASRPEALQPSPEAHSLVIETLLEIDSMLDELGPRGREIFLMAQLDGMSLVGIGQHLGISTNTVRKHFVRAMARCLLLVED comes from the coding sequence ATGCCCCAGTCCGATCCCTCGCAACAGCGAGCCCTCCACCAGCTCTACGAACAGCACAACGACTGGCTACGGGGCTGGATACGCAAGCGCCTGGACTGTTCGGAGCAGTCGGCGGACCTGACCCACGACACCTTCCTGCAGGTATTGCTGCGACGCAAGGCCAGCGAATTGCGCGAGCCTCGCGCCTACCTGTCGAGTATCGCCCGCAGCCTGCTGATCGACCGATTCCGGCGGCGGGCACTGGAGCAGGCCTACCTGGAAGCCCTGGCCAGTCGCCCGGAAGCGCTCCAGCCTTCGCCGGAAGCCCACAGCCTGGTCATCGAGACACTGCTGGAAATCGACAGCATGCTCGACGAACTCGGGCCACGCGGACGCGAGATATTCCTCATGGCCCAGCTCGACGGCATGAGCCTCGTCGGCATCGGCCAGCACCTGGGCATTTCCACCAACACCGTGCGCAAGCACTTCGTGCGCGCCATGGCCCGCTGCCTGCTGCTGGTCGAAGACTGA
- a CDS encoding FecR domain-containing protein produces the protein MAADLETLESAAQWYVDLYLQPADPQVREAHEHWLLSDPRHRQAWARVEKLQAKLGNLPPALARPALDNAREKRRATLKVLALLLTTGGVASLGLYSSPIQRRLADLHTDVGQRLQRRLEDGSLLQLNSASALDLRYSASLRELYLHSGEICVETATDPAGRPFIVQTPQGTLRALGTRFLVRSEDGRTTLDVLQHAVEARPLDSEHTMRVEAGQRLHFDRQGTRPVETLPAHSDAWTHGQLIASDWRLGDFLDELSRHRPGYLGYASDVAGLRISGAFQLADSDTVLDNLSHTLPIRVRRFSRYWTRVEAAPRQSARR, from the coding sequence ATGGCCGCCGACCTGGAAACCCTGGAAAGCGCCGCGCAATGGTATGTGGATCTCTATCTGCAGCCCGCCGACCCGCAGGTTCGCGAGGCACACGAACACTGGCTGCTCAGCGACCCACGGCACCGGCAGGCCTGGGCGCGCGTGGAAAAGCTGCAGGCCAAGCTGGGCAACCTGCCCCCAGCGCTGGCCCGCCCGGCCCTCGACAACGCCCGCGAAAAACGCCGCGCCACCCTCAAGGTCCTGGCCTTGCTGTTGACCACCGGCGGTGTCGCCAGCCTGGGCCTGTACAGTTCGCCCATACAACGCCGCCTGGCCGACCTGCACACCGACGTGGGCCAACGCCTGCAACGCCGCCTGGAAGATGGCAGCCTGCTGCAACTGAACAGCGCCAGCGCCCTGGACCTGCGCTACAGCGCCAGCCTGCGCGAGCTGTACTTGCACAGCGGAGAAATCTGCGTTGAAACCGCCACGGACCCGGCGGGCCGCCCCTTTATCGTGCAGACCCCGCAGGGCACGCTGCGCGCCCTGGGCACGCGCTTCCTGGTGCGCAGCGAAGATGGCCGGACCACCCTGGATGTGTTGCAGCATGCGGTCGAAGCACGCCCGCTCGACAGCGAGCACACCATGCGCGTCGAAGCCGGCCAGCGCCTGCACTTCGACCGCCAGGGCACCCGGCCCGTCGAAACCCTTCCAGCCCACAGCGACGCCTGGACACACGGTCAACTGATCGCCAGCGACTGGCGCCTGGGTGACTTCCTCGACGAGTTGTCGCGCCATCGCCCCGGCTACCTGGGTTATGCGTCGGACGTGGCTGGCCTGAGGATTTCCGGTGCCTTCCAGCTGGCGGACAGCGACACCGTGCTCGACAACCTGAGCCACACCCTGCCGATCCGTGTCCGCCGCTTCAGTCGCTACTGGACCCGGGTGGAAGCCGCACCCAGGCAATCGGCAAGGCGATGA
- a CDS encoding TonB-dependent siderophore receptor: protein MNAHSPSKRRLPAAIHLALIGALSVTVLGTSLTTSAWAQDSSAQYHFDIPAGPLEAAIARFSSITGSSISFQPGAASQQRSPGLQGNHGVLQGLQQLLGGSNLQAVELGSGSFTLIVRDKAMTLEATSITGSSLRNSATTEGTGSYTTGVTSTATKMNLSIRETPQSVSVVTRQQIEDQGLSTINDAAMKTPGLNMQKNGAERYNLYARGFPVDNIMYDGLPIDLNSTDTISPANLAMYDRVEIVRGANGLIQGTGNPSAAINLVRKRPTAEFQSSINLSAGSWDNYRSELDVSGPLIENGKLRGRAVASYQDGNSFQDELSKEHSLFYAIGEAEISDSTTLTLSYNHQNENNNVAWGGGLPTAVNGGDLHLSRSTSFLANWEYWDKEMDTLHLELQYRFDNDWALRVSGNRSWSSLNYYGGYPARRANNLGSLRYNVSGGQYKDTQSSYDIYLNGPFQLLNRTHEIVLGYSYRENDYDTHGSGTTAVATDIDPHSFDPGSWAKPSVNLYDFMDIRDMTQEGLYATGRFTLNDQLKLIVGTRLDWYDYQYLYNWKGDISITEAKETRHLTRYAGLLYDLDQNHTLYTSYTDIFQPQSNRNTSGQLIDPIEGKNYEVGIKGEYFDGALNASIAIFLIDQENRSSEVDDPTTCNVYPSSTCYEPAGKVRSKGIEIELNGAITPAWQLAAGYAFAEAKYKKDANTANEGKLFDTDIPRHQFKATSMYNLPNALNRWRVGASFYYQSAVYNEGTTSGQNWKVEQEDYSVIDLITTYKASEHLDLRFALNNLLDEKYYQSIGQNISTWPTTFYGAPRNFQVSATYRF from the coding sequence ATGAACGCCCACAGCCCCAGCAAACGGCGCCTGCCCGCCGCCATCCACCTCGCCCTGATCGGCGCCCTGAGCGTCACTGTCCTCGGCACAAGCCTGACCACTTCCGCCTGGGCGCAGGACAGTAGCGCCCAGTACCACTTCGACATCCCCGCCGGCCCGCTGGAGGCGGCCATCGCACGCTTCTCCAGCATCACCGGCAGCAGCATCTCCTTCCAGCCCGGCGCCGCCAGCCAGCAGCGCAGCCCGGGCCTGCAAGGCAATCACGGCGTGCTACAGGGCCTGCAACAATTGCTGGGCGGCAGCAACCTGCAAGCGGTCGAACTGGGTAGCGGCAGCTTCACCCTGATCGTGCGCGACAAGGCAATGACGCTGGAGGCAACCAGCATCACCGGCTCGTCGTTGAGAAATAGCGCGACGACAGAAGGTACGGGCAGCTATACCACTGGCGTCACCAGCACCGCGACCAAGATGAACCTGTCGATCAGGGAAACGCCACAGTCGGTCAGCGTCGTCACCAGACAACAGATCGAAGATCAAGGGCTATCCACCATCAATGATGCCGCCATGAAAACGCCCGGCCTGAACATGCAGAAAAACGGCGCGGAACGTTACAACCTCTACGCCAGAGGTTTCCCGGTCGACAACATCATGTATGACGGTTTACCCATCGATCTGAATTCAACCGATACCATCAGCCCTGCCAATCTGGCCATGTATGACCGTGTAGAAATCGTTCGTGGTGCCAACGGCCTCATTCAGGGCACTGGAAACCCCTCTGCGGCAATAAACCTTGTACGTAAACGTCCGACTGCCGAGTTCCAGTCTTCGATAAACCTGAGCGCAGGAAGTTGGGACAATTACCGCAGTGAACTCGATGTTTCCGGACCGCTCATTGAAAACGGCAAGTTGCGCGGCCGAGCCGTTGCCAGCTATCAGGACGGTAACTCATTCCAGGACGAACTCAGCAAGGAACACAGCCTGTTCTATGCCATTGGCGAGGCGGAAATAAGCGATTCGACAACCCTGACCTTGAGTTACAACCATCAGAACGAAAACAACAATGTTGCCTGGGGAGGCGGATTACCTACCGCGGTGAATGGAGGTGACCTTCATCTGTCAAGATCGACGTCGTTCCTGGCGAACTGGGAATACTGGGACAAGGAGATGGACACATTGCATCTGGAACTGCAATACAGATTCGATAATGATTGGGCTTTGCGCGTATCAGGTAATAGGAGTTGGTCAAGTCTGAATTACTATGGTGGCTATCCAGCACGACGTGCCAACAACCTTGGCTCACTCCGCTATAACGTATCAGGTGGCCAGTACAAGGATACCCAAAGCAGCTACGACATTTATCTCAATGGTCCTTTCCAACTGTTAAACAGGACACATGAAATCGTACTGGGCTACAGCTACAGAGAAAATGATTACGATACTCACGGATCAGGGACGACCGCCGTGGCAACCGACATCGACCCCCACTCGTTCGATCCAGGCTCCTGGGCCAAGCCAAGTGTGAATCTCTACGACTTCATGGACATCCGCGACATGACCCAGGAAGGCCTCTATGCCACTGGGCGTTTTACCCTCAACGATCAACTGAAGCTGATAGTGGGCACACGCCTCGATTGGTATGACTACCAATATCTCTACAACTGGAAAGGCGACATCAGTATCACCGAGGCCAAGGAGACACGACACCTTACTCGCTACGCCGGACTTCTCTACGACCTGGATCAGAACCATACGCTCTATACCAGCTACACGGACATATTCCAGCCCCAGTCCAACCGGAACACCAGTGGCCAGCTTATTGACCCCATCGAAGGAAAGAACTACGAAGTCGGTATAAAAGGGGAATACTTCGATGGCGCACTGAACGCCAGCATCGCGATATTTCTGATCGATCAGGAGAACCGCTCCAGCGAAGTGGATGACCCCACGACGTGCAACGTCTACCCAAGCTCGACATGCTACGAGCCCGCAGGAAAGGTCCGCAGCAAAGGCATCGAGATAGAACTCAATGGTGCCATCACGCCAGCCTGGCAACTTGCCGCTGGGTACGCCTTCGCTGAAGCGAAATATAAAAAAGATGCCAATACTGCCAACGAGGGAAAACTGTTCGATACGGACATCCCGCGCCACCAGTTCAAGGCTACATCCATGTATAACCTGCCAAATGCACTGAACCGCTGGCGCGTCGGTGCGAGCTTCTATTATCAAAGCGCCGTTTACAACGAAGGAACGACGTCCGGACAGAATTGGAAAGTAGAACAAGAGGACTACAGCGTCATCGACCTGATCACCACATACAAAGCCTCTGAGCATCTGGATTTGCGCTTCGCACTGAACAACCTTCTCGACGAGAAGTATTACCAGAGCATTGGACAGAACATCAGCACTTGGCCAACAACCTTTTACGGCGCACCACGCAACTTCCAGGTCTCGGCCACTTACAGGTTCTGA
- a CDS encoding DASS family sodium-coupled anion symporter, which produces MNTTVKPLALRLPWGLLVGLLAAVAILLLPEQNDLPVAGQRMLAILAFAVIVWISESVSYEVSAIIIMALMAFLLGSAPKIADPTQLIGTKDALAMGLAGFANSALALVASALFIAAAMTHTGLDKRIALATLSKVGASTHRVLIGATVVTILLSFIVPSATARVACLVPIMMGIIAAFGVDKRSAFAGGIMILVAQATSIWNVGIQTSAAQNLLSVGFMQKLLGESVTWMDWLIAGAPWSLVMSGILYWVILKVMPPETDRIEGGKEAVRKALSELGPMTGNERRLLAISLTLLAFWATEGKLHSFDTASTTMVGLALLMLPGIGVMGWKEAQSRIPWGTVIVFGVGISLGTAVLATGAGGWLAKLMVTHLGMEGMSPFWVFAVLGLFLILIHLGFASATALTSAMLPIMIALLQHLGGDIKPLGMSMLLGFVMSFGFLLPINAPQNMVCIATDTFTSKQFLRTGIWLTLAGYLLMLLFAATWWRWLGWI; this is translated from the coding sequence ATGAATACAACTGTCAAACCCCTTGCTCTGCGCCTGCCCTGGGGGCTGCTGGTCGGCCTGCTGGCGGCGGTTGCCATCCTGCTGCTGCCGGAGCAGAACGATCTGCCAGTGGCCGGCCAGCGCATGCTGGCGATCCTCGCCTTCGCGGTGATCGTCTGGATCAGCGAGTCGGTGTCCTATGAAGTCAGTGCCATCATCATCATGGCGCTGATGGCGTTCCTGCTCGGCAGCGCACCGAAGATCGCCGATCCGACCCAGTTGATCGGCACCAAGGACGCCCTTGCCATGGGCCTGGCCGGTTTCGCCAACTCGGCCCTGGCGCTGGTGGCCTCGGCGCTGTTCATCGCCGCCGCCATGACCCATACCGGCCTGGACAAGCGCATCGCCCTCGCCACCCTGTCCAAGGTCGGCGCCAGCACCCACCGGGTGCTGATCGGCGCCACCGTGGTGACCATCCTGCTCAGCTTCATCGTGCCCAGCGCCACGGCGCGGGTCGCCTGCCTGGTGCCGATCATGATGGGCATCATCGCCGCCTTCGGCGTCGACAAGCGCTCGGCCTTCGCCGGCGGCATCATGATCCTGGTGGCCCAGGCCACCAGCATCTGGAACGTCGGCATCCAGACCTCGGCGGCGCAGAACCTGCTGAGCGTCGGCTTCATGCAGAAGCTGCTCGGCGAGTCGGTGACCTGGATGGACTGGCTGATCGCCGGGGCGCCCTGGAGCCTGGTGATGTCCGGCATCCTCTACTGGGTGATCCTCAAGGTCATGCCGCCGGAAACCGACCGCATCGAAGGCGGCAAGGAAGCGGTGCGCAAGGCGCTGTCGGAACTCGGCCCGATGACCGGCAACGAACGTCGCCTGCTGGCCATCAGCCTGACCCTGCTGGCGTTCTGGGCCACCGAAGGCAAGCTGCACAGCTTCGATACTGCTTCCACCACCATGGTCGGCCTGGCGCTGCTGATGCTGCCCGGCATCGGCGTGATGGGCTGGAAAGAAGCGCAGTCGCGCATCCCATGGGGCACGGTGATCGTCTTCGGCGTGGGTATCAGCCTCGGCACCGCCGTGCTCGCCACGGGCGCCGGCGGCTGGCTGGCCAAGCTGATGGTGACGCACCTGGGCATGGAAGGCATGTCGCCGTTCTGGGTGTTCGCGGTGCTCGGGCTGTTCCTGATCCTCATCCACCTGGGCTTTGCCAGCGCCACCGCACTGACCTCGGCCATGTTGCCGATCATGATCGCGCTGCTGCAGCACCTGGGCGGCGATATCAAGCCGCTGGGCATGAGCATGCTGCTGGGCTTCGTCATGAGCTTCGGCTTCCTGCTGCCGATCAACGCGCCGCAGAACATGGTGTGCATCGCCACCGATACCTTCACCTCGAAGCAGTTCCTGCGCACCGGTATCTGGCTGACCCTGGCCGGCTACCTGCTGATGCTGCTGTTCGCCGCCACCTGGTGGCGCTGGCTGGGCTGGATCTGA
- the ybaL gene encoding YbaL family putative K(+) efflux transporter, with protein sequence MEHNISLITTLAGGFGLALIFGFIAEKLKLPALIGYLCAGILLGPSTPGFVADIELASQLSEIGVMLLMFGVGLHFSLNDLLAVKKIAVPGAVVQMGLATVLGLGIAMWWGWSFGAGLIFGLSLSCASTVVLLKALESRGILDSMNGRIAVGWLVVEDLATVLVLVLLPPLAGVLGGTVQPEAAAHPLWYTLGKTLLLVAGFIVVMLVAGRRVLPWLLLQVAKTGSRELFTLSVIAAAISIAYGAAALFQVSFALGAFFAGMVMRESDLSHRAAEESLPLRDAFAVLFFVSVGMLFDPMVLVEEPLHVLAVVGIIVVGKTVAAAVLVLALRYPLNTALTVAASLAQIGEFSFILAGLGLALGLMPQEGLSLVLAGALISIALNPAVFGLIKPFKELALRRSAFARKLEQREDHLAVLPMSTERKYLEGQVVVVGYGRVGRRITRTLSERNIPFVVVEQNRERVEQIRAEGIPAVSGDSAAPETLIQAHIADAAMLVIATPDPMNVLPMVEIARTLNPDIEVVIRTHSPDAVEIFRKEGLGQVFFDEEELARGMKAHILSKFAPAEDEPQPNGHGHHGSAA encoded by the coding sequence ATGGAACACAATATCTCGCTTATCACCACTCTGGCCGGGGGCTTCGGCCTGGCGCTGATCTTCGGCTTCATCGCCGAGAAGCTGAAGTTGCCGGCGCTGATCGGCTACCTCTGTGCCGGCATCCTGCTGGGCCCGTCGACACCGGGTTTCGTCGCTGACATCGAGCTGGCTTCGCAGCTTTCCGAGATCGGCGTGATGCTGCTGATGTTCGGCGTCGGCCTGCACTTTTCCCTGAACGACCTGCTGGCGGTGAAGAAGATCGCCGTGCCCGGTGCCGTGGTGCAGATGGGGCTGGCGACCGTGCTGGGCCTGGGTATCGCCATGTGGTGGGGCTGGAGCTTCGGCGCGGGGCTGATCTTCGGACTTTCATTGTCCTGCGCCAGTACCGTGGTACTGCTCAAGGCGCTGGAATCGCGTGGCATCCTCGACTCGATGAATGGCCGTATCGCGGTCGGCTGGCTGGTGGTGGAAGACCTGGCGACCGTACTGGTGCTGGTCCTGCTGCCGCCGCTGGCCGGCGTGCTGGGCGGCACTGTGCAGCCGGAGGCCGCCGCGCATCCGTTGTGGTACACCCTGGGCAAGACGCTGTTGCTGGTGGCCGGTTTCATCGTGGTGATGCTGGTCGCGGGACGGCGCGTGCTGCCCTGGTTGCTGCTGCAGGTGGCCAAGACCGGCTCGCGCGAGCTGTTCACCCTGTCGGTGATCGCCGCCGCCATCAGCATCGCCTACGGCGCAGCCGCGTTGTTCCAGGTGTCCTTCGCGCTGGGGGCGTTCTTCGCCGGCATGGTGATGCGTGAGTCCGACCTCAGCCACCGCGCCGCCGAGGAATCCCTGCCGCTGCGTGATGCTTTCGCGGTGCTGTTCTTCGTCTCGGTCGGCATGCTGTTCGATCCCATGGTGCTGGTCGAGGAGCCGCTCCATGTGCTGGCGGTGGTCGGCATCATCGTGGTCGGCAAGACTGTGGCGGCGGCCGTGCTGGTGCTGGCGCTGCGCTATCCGCTGAATACCGCCCTGACCGTGGCGGCGAGTCTGGCGCAGATCGGCGAGTTCTCCTTCATCCTTGCCGGCCTGGGGCTGGCGCTGGGGCTGATGCCGCAGGAAGGCCTCAGCCTTGTACTGGCCGGCGCGCTAATTTCCATCGCGCTCAACCCGGCGGTATTCGGCCTGATCAAACCCTTCAAGGAGCTGGCGCTGCGCCGTTCCGCCTTCGCACGCAAACTGGAGCAGCGCGAAGACCACCTGGCCGTGCTGCCGATGAGCACCGAGCGCAAGTACCTGGAAGGCCAGGTCGTGGTGGTCGGTTATGGCCGTGTCGGCCGTCGTATCACCCGTACCCTGAGCGAGCGCAACATTCCCTTCGTGGTGGTCGAGCAGAACCGCGAGCGGGTGGAGCAGATTCGTGCCGAGGGCATCCCGGCGGTCAGTGGTGATTCGGCTGCGCCGGAAACCTTGATCCAGGCGCACATCGCCGATGCGGCGATGCTGGTGATCGCGACGCCCGATCCGATGAACGTGCTGCCCATGGTGGAAATCGCGCGGACGCTGAACCCGGATATCGAAGTGGTCATTCGTACCCACAGTCCTGATGCGGTGGAAATCTTCCGCAAGGAAGGCCTGGGCCAGGTGTTCTTCGACGAAGAGGAACTGGCGCGCGGTATGAAGGCGCACATCCTGTCTAAATTCGCCCCCGCCGAGGACGAGCCGCAACCGAATGGCCACGGTCATCACGGTTCGGCGGCCTGA
- the pbpG gene encoding D-alanyl-D-alanine endopeptidase, which yields MNIRTSLAGLLLCCVAAASPVSMAAPAPVTQELASSSALLVDLNSGKVLYASQPDLVVPIASVTKLMTAMVALDAKLPLDERLPITIRDAKEMKGVFSRVRIGSEISRREMLMLTLMSSENRAAASLAHHYPGGYDAFIEAMNAKARVLGMSQTRYVEPTGLSSRNVSTANDLVRLLRASRQYPLLEQLSTSDDKTVAFRKPNYTLGFRNTNGLVRKAGWDIQLTKTGFTNDAGHCLVMRTVMDGKPVAFVVLDAFGKYTHMADASRLKKWLESGKATPVAAAALSYKKQRQALRAQQMSASAGKLAQ from the coding sequence GTGAATATCCGTACGTCTTTGGCTGGCCTGTTGTTGTGCTGTGTGGCCGCAGCGTCTCCCGTTTCCATGGCGGCGCCCGCGCCGGTAACCCAGGAGCTGGCTTCCTCCAGCGCGCTGCTGGTGGACCTGAACAGTGGCAAGGTGCTCTACGCGAGCCAACCTGACCTGGTGGTGCCGATCGCTTCGGTAACCAAACTGATGACCGCGATGGTGGCGCTGGATGCCAAGCTGCCCCTCGATGAGCGCCTGCCGATCACCATCCGCGATGCCAAGGAGATGAAGGGCGTGTTCTCGCGGGTACGCATTGGCAGCGAGATCAGCCGCCGCGAGATGCTGATGCTGACATTGATGTCCTCCGAGAACCGTGCGGCGGCCAGCCTGGCCCACCATTACCCGGGTGGCTACGACGCCTTTATCGAGGCCATGAACGCCAAGGCGCGGGTGCTGGGCATGAGCCAGACGCGCTATGTAGAGCCGACCGGGCTGTCCAGTCGCAACGTTTCCACCGCCAATGACCTGGTCCGGTTGCTGCGGGCCTCGCGGCAATACCCGCTGCTGGAGCAACTCAGTACTTCCGACGACAAGACCGTAGCCTTCCGCAAGCCCAACTACACATTGGGTTTTCGCAACACCAATGGCCTGGTGCGCAAGGCCGGCTGGGATATCCAGTTGACCAAGACCGGTTTCACCAACGATGCCGGCCATTGCCTGGTGATGCGTACGGTCATGGACGGTAAGCCGGTGGCGTTCGTGGTACTGGATGCCTTTGGCAAGTACACCCATATGGCCGATGCCAGCCGCCTGAAGAAATGGCTGGAAAGCGGCAAGGCCACGCCGGTGGCCGCAGCGGCCCTGAGCTACAAGAAGCAGCGGCAGGCACTGCGGGCGCAACAAATGAGTGCTTCGGCTGGCAAGCTCGCGCAGTGA
- a CDS encoding PA3496 family putative envelope integrity protein: MTTSQAHTFAHDRRTRRQQEDLQRMQFRRAIEDYCERQRLSREISDFGDLFTMECLPPAREPYRQSA, from the coding sequence ATGACCACCAGCCAAGCCCATACATTCGCCCATGACCGCCGCACCCGCCGCCAGCAGGAAGACCTGCAGCGCATGCAGTTTCGCCGCGCCATCGAGGATTATTGCGAACGGCAGCGCCTGAGCCGCGAGATCAGCGACTTCGGCGATCTCTTCACAATGGAATGCCTGCCTCCGGCGAGGGAGCCGTACCGGCAAAGCGCGTAG
- a CDS encoding LysR family transcriptional regulator, with product MRKSLMRITLRQLQVFRAVCESRSYSRAAEEMALTQPAVSLQIRQLEELIGQPLFEYVAKKLYLTEAAEALLRASGDIFDRLENLDMQLSDLQGSLQGQLDLCVESSAKYFIPHLFAAFRRKYPDVSLNLAVVNHAQAVRRLSLSRDDLLIMSQVPQDMALDFMPFLNNPIVAVAPPGHPLCARAELSLQDLTPFPLLVREKGSGTRRACEEYCHQQRAHFPQVLEIGSLDAQREAALAGLGLALLPRHSVYLELRHGLLCELPVAELPLLRSWCVVHARGKRLSPVAQAFFGFIREERAQIGALATRFAGTAPSPEAGIPL from the coding sequence ATGCGAAAAAGCCTGATGCGCATCACGTTGCGGCAGTTGCAGGTGTTTCGTGCGGTGTGCGAGAGCCGCTCCTACAGCCGTGCCGCCGAGGAGATGGCGCTGACCCAGCCGGCGGTCAGCCTGCAGATACGTCAACTGGAGGAGTTGATCGGCCAGCCGCTGTTCGAGTACGTGGCCAAGAAGCTCTACCTGACCGAGGCTGCCGAAGCCTTGCTGCGGGCCAGCGGGGATATCTTCGACCGCCTGGAAAACCTGGATATGCAGCTATCGGACTTGCAGGGCTCGCTACAGGGGCAGCTCGACCTGTGCGTGGAGTCCAGTGCGAAGTATTTCATTCCTCACCTGTTCGCCGCGTTTCGTCGCAAATACCCCGATGTCAGCCTCAATCTGGCAGTGGTCAACCATGCCCAGGCGGTGCGACGCTTGAGTCTGAGCCGCGACGACCTGCTGATCATGAGCCAGGTGCCGCAGGACATGGCGCTGGATTTCATGCCGTTCCTCAACAACCCGATCGTGGCCGTTGCGCCGCCGGGGCACCCGCTGTGCGCCAGGGCTGAACTGAGCCTGCAGGACCTGACGCCCTTTCCCTTGCTGGTGCGCGAGAAGGGCTCGGGCACGCGCCGCGCCTGCGAAGAGTATTGCCACCAGCAGCGGGCGCATTTCCCTCAGGTGCTGGAGATCGGCTCCCTGGATGCCCAGCGCGAGGCCGCGCTGGCTGGGCTCGGGCTGGCGCTGTTGCCCCGTCACTCGGTGTATCTGGAGCTGCGCCATGGCCTGCTGTGCGAACTGCCGGTCGCCGAGTTGCCATTGCTGCGTAGCTGGTGCGTCGTGCATGCGCGGGGCAAGCGCCTGAGCCCGGTGGCCCAGGCATTCTTCGGCTTCATCCGTGAGGAGCGGGCGCAGATCGGCGCGCTGGCTACGCGCTTTGCCGGTACGGCTCCCTCGCCGGAGGCAGGCATTCCATTGTGA
- a CDS encoding acetyl-CoA carboxylase biotin carboxylase subunit: MIKKLLIANRGEIAVRIVRACAEMNVRSVAVYSEADRHALHVKRADEAHFIGEDPLAGYLNPRKLVNLAVETGCDALHPGYGFLSENAELAEICAERGIRFVGPSAEVIRRMGDKTEARRSMIKAGVPVTPGTEGNVADLAEALREGDRIGYPVMLKATSGGGGRGIRRCNSRDELEQAYPRVISEATKAFGSAEVFLEKCIVNPKHIEAQILADSFGNTVHLFERDCSIQRRNQKLIEIAPSPQLTPEQRAYVGDLAVRAAKAVGYENAGTVEFLLADGEVYFMEMNTRVQVEHTITEEITGIDIVREQIRIASGLELSVKQEDIQYRGYSLQFRINAEDPRNNFLPCFGKITRYYAPGGPGVRTDTAIYTGYTIPPYYDSMCLKLVVWALTWEEALARGSRALDDMRVQGVKTTATYYQQILADPDFRSGRFNTSFVDEHPQLLNYSIKRKPGELALAIAVAIAAHAGL; encoded by the coding sequence GTGATCAAGAAGCTGCTGATCGCCAACCGAGGAGAGATCGCCGTTCGTATCGTGCGTGCCTGCGCCGAGATGAACGTCCGCTCGGTGGCCGTCTACTCCGAAGCAGACCGCCACGCCCTGCACGTCAAGCGTGCCGACGAAGCCCATTTCATCGGTGAAGACCCGCTGGCCGGCTACCTGAACCCGCGCAAGCTGGTCAACCTGGCGGTGGAAACCGGTTGCGACGCCCTGCACCCCGGCTATGGATTCCTCTCCGAGAACGCCGAGCTGGCGGAAATCTGCGCCGAGCGCGGCATCCGCTTCGTCGGGCCGTCCGCCGAAGTGATCCGCCGCATGGGCGACAAGACCGAAGCACGCCGCAGCATGATCAAGGCCGGCGTACCGGTCACCCCCGGCACCGAAGGCAACGTCGCCGACCTCGCCGAAGCGCTGCGCGAAGGCGACCGCATCGGCTACCCGGTGATGCTCAAGGCCACGTCCGGCGGCGGCGGCCGTGGTATCCGGCGCTGCAACAGCCGCGATGAACTGGAACAGGCCTACCCACGGGTGATTTCCGAGGCGACCAAGGCATTCGGCTCCGCCGAAGTGTTCCTGGAAAAATGCATCGTCAATCCCAAGCACATCGAAGCCCAGATACTGGCCGACAGCTTCGGCAATACCGTTCACCTGTTCGAGCGTGACTGCTCGATCCAGCGCCGCAACCAGAAGCTCATCGAGATCGCCCCCAGCCCGCAGCTCACCCCCGAACAGCGCGCCTACGTCGGCGACCTGGCGGTGCGTGCGGCCAAGGCAGTGGGCTACGAGAACGCCGGCACCGTGGAGTTCCTGCTCGCCGATGGCGAGGTGTACTTCATGGAGATGAACACCCGGGTGCAGGTGGAACACACCATCACCGAGGAAATCACCGGCATCGATATCGTCCGCGAGCAGATCCGTATCGCCTCCGGTCTGGAGCTGTCGGTCAAACAGGAAGACATCCAGTACCGTGGCTACTCGTTGCAGTTCCGCATCAATGCCGAAGACCCGCGCAACAATTTCCTGCCCTGCTTCGGCAAGATCACCCGCTACTACGCCCCCGGCGGCCCCGGCGTGCGCACCGACACGGCGATCTACACCGGCTACACCATTCCGCCCTACTACGACTCCATGTGCCTGAAGCTGGTGGTCTGGGCGCTGACCTGGGAAGAAGCCCTGGCACGGGGCTCCCGCGCGCTGGACGACATGCGCGTGCAAGGGGTCAAGACCACGGCCACCTATTACCAGCAGATCCTGGCCGATCCGGATTTCCGCAGCGGGCGCTTCAACACCAGCTTCGTTGACGAACACCCGCAACTGCTGAACTACTCGATCAAACGCAAGCCGGGCGAACTGGCCCTGGCCATCGCCGTCGCCATCGCCGCGCATGCCGGCCTATAA